Proteins encoded within one genomic window of Clupea harengus chromosome 10, Ch_v2.0.2, whole genome shotgun sequence:
- the ncln gene encoding nicalin-1 isoform X3 has product MFEEASEVFENMFKSSFPLTFIVFLPAVLILVSPLPAEAAHEFTVYRMQQYDLQGQPYGTRNAILNTEARTVEAEQLSRRCVLLRLADFSYEQYQKALRQSAGAVVIILPKNMSTMPQDIVQQFMEMEPELLATETIVPVYFALEDDELLSIYKQTQISSSSQGSSSAAEVLLHTATANGFQMVTSGAQSKAVSDWAITSLEGRLTGVGGEDLPTIVLVAHYDSFGVAPWLSYGADSNGSGVSVLLELARLFSRLYTYKRTHAGYNLLFFVSGGGKFNYQGTKRWLEDNLDHTDSSLLQDNVAFVLCLDTLGSGDSLHLHVSKPPKEGSPQYALLKELETVASSQYTNMSFSMVHKKINLADDTLAWEHERFGIRRLPAFTLSHLESHRHALRGSIMDMRPHVDLKKLSRNTKLIAEALARVVYNLTEKGAPGDLKIFTEQMQVQEEQLSSVVDWLTAQPRAAQLVDKDSSVVNTLEYYLGRYLKDVKRHYVKADKRDPEFVFYDQLKQTMNAYRVKPAIFDLLLAVCIAAYLGVMYFAVQNFVFLYNILRRVTQPKATKQH; this is encoded by the exons ATGTTCGAAGAAGCGAGCGAAGTGTTTGAGAACATGTTCAAATCTTCATTTCCTTTGACATTCATTGTATTTTTGCCGGCTGTGCTTATTTTGGTGTCACCGCTTCCAGCCGAAGCAGCACATGAATTTACAGTGTACCGCATGCAGCAGTACGACCTGCAGGGACAACCCTATG GCACAAGAAATGCGATTTTAAATACCGAGGCTCGCACGGTGGAAGCAGAGCAGCTGAGTCGCCGCTGCGTGCTACTACGGCTAGCAGATTTCTCCTATGAGCAGTACCAGAAAGCTCTTCGACAGTCTGCCGGAGCTGTCGTCATTATTCTGCCAAAAAATATGTCCACCATGCCGCAGGACATTGTGCAG CAATTCATGGAGATGGAGCCAGAACTCCTTGCCACAGAGACCATTGTTCCAGTGTACTTTGCACTGGAAGATGATGAACTGCTGTCCATATACAAGCAGACCCaaatctcatcatcatcacaaggATCCTCATCAGCAGCTGAGG TGCTGCTGCACACAGCAACTGCCAATGGTTTTCAGATGGTCACCAGCGGTGCACAGAGCAAAGCAGTGAGCGACTGGGCCATCACCAGCCTGGAG GGAAGACTGACTGGTGTTGGAGGAGAGGACCTGCCAACCATCGTCCTGGTGGCTCACTATGATTCCTTTGGAGTGGCACCG TGGCTGTCCTATGGAGCTGACTCTAATGGGAGTGGGGTGTCTGTTCTGCTGGAGTTGGCCCGCCTCTTCTCCAGACTGTACACGTATAAGAGGACACATGCTGG GTACAACTTGCTATTCTTTGTATCTGGAGGCGGAAAGTTCAATTACCAAGGAACCAAGCGTTGGCTGGAAGATAATTTGGACCATACAG ACTCCAGCCTGCTGCAGGACAATGTAGCGTTCGTGTTGTGCTTGGACACTCTGGGCAGCGGGGACAGCCTTCACCTTCACGTGTCCAAACCTCCAAAAGAGGGCAGCCCACAGTACGCCCTGTTGAAAGAGCTGGAGACC GTGGCCTCTAGCCAGTACACCAATATGTCCTTCTCCATGGTCCACAAGAAGATCAACCTGGCCGACGACACTCTGGCCTGGGAGCACGAGCGCTTCGGGATCCGCCGCCTGCCGGCCTTCACGCTGTCGCACCTGGAGAGCCACCGGCACGCCCTGCGTGGCAGCATCATGGACATGCG gcCTCACGTGGACTTAAAAAAGCTCAGTCGCAACACAAAACTGatcgcagaggctctggccagAGTGGTCTACAACCTGACCGAGAAG GGTGCACCAGGGGACCTCAAGATCTTCACAGAGCAAATG CaggtgcaggaggagcagctgtCCTCAGTGGTGGACTGGCTGACAGCTCAGCCCCGAGCCGCCCAGTTGGTTGACAAGGACAGCAGCGTAGTCAACACACTGGAGTACTACCTGGGCCGCTATCTCAAGGATGTAAAGCGGCACTACGTCAAAGCAGACAAGAG AGATCCAGAGTTTGTATTTTATGATCAGCTCAAACAGACGATGAATGCATACAG GGTAAAGCCAGCCATCTTTGATCTGCTCTTGGCAGTCTGCATTGCTGCTTACCTTGGAGTCATGTATTTTGCAGTGCAG AACTTCGTTTTTCTCTACAACATTCTGCGCCGTGTCACTCAACCCAAGGCTACCAAACAGCATTAA
- the ncln gene encoding nicalin-1 isoform X1 has product MFEEASEVFENMFKSSFPLTFIVFLPAVLILVSPLPAEAAHEFTVYRMQQYDLQGQPYGTRNAILNTEARTVEAEQLSRRCVLLRLADFSYEQYQKALRQSAGAVVIILPKNMSTMPQDIVQQFMEMEPELLATETIVPVYFALEDDELLSIYKQTQISSSSQGSSSAAEVLLHTATANGFQMVTSGAQSKAVSDWAITSLEGRLTGVGGEDLPTIVLVAHYDSFGVAPWLSYGADSNGSGVSVLLELARLFSRLYTYKRTHAGYNLLFFVSGGGKFNYQGTKRWLEDNLDHTDSSLLQDNVAFVLCLDTLGSGDSLHLHVSKPPKEGSPQYALLKELETVASSQYTNMSFSMVHKKINLADDTLAWEHERFGIRRLPAFTLSHLESHRHALRGSIMDMRSVSPSQNGAGEVTAGPHVDLKKLSRNTKLIAEALARVVYNLTEKGAPGDLKIFTEQMQVQEEQLSSVVDWLTAQPRAAQLVDKDSSVVNTLEYYLGRYLKDVKRHYVKADKRDPEFVFYDQLKQTMNAYRVKPAIFDLLLAVCIAAYLGVMYFAVQNFVFLYNILRRVTQPKATKQH; this is encoded by the exons ATGTTCGAAGAAGCGAGCGAAGTGTTTGAGAACATGTTCAAATCTTCATTTCCTTTGACATTCATTGTATTTTTGCCGGCTGTGCTTATTTTGGTGTCACCGCTTCCAGCCGAAGCAGCACATGAATTTACAGTGTACCGCATGCAGCAGTACGACCTGCAGGGACAACCCTATG GCACAAGAAATGCGATTTTAAATACCGAGGCTCGCACGGTGGAAGCAGAGCAGCTGAGTCGCCGCTGCGTGCTACTACGGCTAGCAGATTTCTCCTATGAGCAGTACCAGAAAGCTCTTCGACAGTCTGCCGGAGCTGTCGTCATTATTCTGCCAAAAAATATGTCCACCATGCCGCAGGACATTGTGCAG CAATTCATGGAGATGGAGCCAGAACTCCTTGCCACAGAGACCATTGTTCCAGTGTACTTTGCACTGGAAGATGATGAACTGCTGTCCATATACAAGCAGACCCaaatctcatcatcatcacaaggATCCTCATCAGCAGCTGAGG TGCTGCTGCACACAGCAACTGCCAATGGTTTTCAGATGGTCACCAGCGGTGCACAGAGCAAAGCAGTGAGCGACTGGGCCATCACCAGCCTGGAG GGAAGACTGACTGGTGTTGGAGGAGAGGACCTGCCAACCATCGTCCTGGTGGCTCACTATGATTCCTTTGGAGTGGCACCG TGGCTGTCCTATGGAGCTGACTCTAATGGGAGTGGGGTGTCTGTTCTGCTGGAGTTGGCCCGCCTCTTCTCCAGACTGTACACGTATAAGAGGACACATGCTGG GTACAACTTGCTATTCTTTGTATCTGGAGGCGGAAAGTTCAATTACCAAGGAACCAAGCGTTGGCTGGAAGATAATTTGGACCATACAG ACTCCAGCCTGCTGCAGGACAATGTAGCGTTCGTGTTGTGCTTGGACACTCTGGGCAGCGGGGACAGCCTTCACCTTCACGTGTCCAAACCTCCAAAAGAGGGCAGCCCACAGTACGCCCTGTTGAAAGAGCTGGAGACC GTGGCCTCTAGCCAGTACACCAATATGTCCTTCTCCATGGTCCACAAGAAGATCAACCTGGCCGACGACACTCTGGCCTGGGAGCACGAGCGCTTCGGGATCCGCCGCCTGCCGGCCTTCACGCTGTCGCACCTGGAGAGCCACCGGCACGCCCTGCGTGGCAGCATCATGGACATGCGGTCAGTGTCCCCCTCTCAGAATGGGGCGGGAGAGGTGACAGCTGG gcCTCACGTGGACTTAAAAAAGCTCAGTCGCAACACAAAACTGatcgcagaggctctggccagAGTGGTCTACAACCTGACCGAGAAG GGTGCACCAGGGGACCTCAAGATCTTCACAGAGCAAATG CaggtgcaggaggagcagctgtCCTCAGTGGTGGACTGGCTGACAGCTCAGCCCCGAGCCGCCCAGTTGGTTGACAAGGACAGCAGCGTAGTCAACACACTGGAGTACTACCTGGGCCGCTATCTCAAGGATGTAAAGCGGCACTACGTCAAAGCAGACAAGAG AGATCCAGAGTTTGTATTTTATGATCAGCTCAAACAGACGATGAATGCATACAG GGTAAAGCCAGCCATCTTTGATCTGCTCTTGGCAGTCTGCATTGCTGCTTACCTTGGAGTCATGTATTTTGCAGTGCAG AACTTCGTTTTTCTCTACAACATTCTGCGCCGTGTCACTCAACCCAAGGCTACCAAACAGCATTAA
- the ncln gene encoding nicalin-1 isoform X4, protein MFEEASEVFENMFKSSFPLTFIVFLPAVLILVSPLPAEAAHEFTVYRMQQYDLQGQPYGTRNAILNTEARTVEAEQLSRRCVLLRLADFSYEQYQKALRQSAGAVVIILPKNMSTMPQDIVQQFMEMEPELLATETIVPVYFALEDDELLSIYKQTQISSSSQGSSSAAEVLLHTATANGFQMVTSGAQSKAVSDWAITSLEGRLTGVGGEDLPTIVLVAHYDSFGVAPWLSYGADSNGSGVSVLLELARLFSRLYTYKRTHAGYNLLFFVSGGGKFNYQGTKRWLEDNLDHTDSSLLQDNVAFVLCLDTLGSGDSLHLHVSKPPKEGSPQYALLKELETVASSQYTNMSFSMVHKKINLADDTLAWEHERFGIRRLPAFTLSHLESHRHALRGSIMDMRPHVDLKKLSRNTKLIAEALARVVYNLTEKGAPGDLKIFTEQMVQEEQLSSVVDWLTAQPRAAQLVDKDSSVVNTLEYYLGRYLKDVKRHYVKADKRDPEFVFYDQLKQTMNAYRVKPAIFDLLLAVCIAAYLGVMYFAVQNFVFLYNILRRVTQPKATKQH, encoded by the exons ATGTTCGAAGAAGCGAGCGAAGTGTTTGAGAACATGTTCAAATCTTCATTTCCTTTGACATTCATTGTATTTTTGCCGGCTGTGCTTATTTTGGTGTCACCGCTTCCAGCCGAAGCAGCACATGAATTTACAGTGTACCGCATGCAGCAGTACGACCTGCAGGGACAACCCTATG GCACAAGAAATGCGATTTTAAATACCGAGGCTCGCACGGTGGAAGCAGAGCAGCTGAGTCGCCGCTGCGTGCTACTACGGCTAGCAGATTTCTCCTATGAGCAGTACCAGAAAGCTCTTCGACAGTCTGCCGGAGCTGTCGTCATTATTCTGCCAAAAAATATGTCCACCATGCCGCAGGACATTGTGCAG CAATTCATGGAGATGGAGCCAGAACTCCTTGCCACAGAGACCATTGTTCCAGTGTACTTTGCACTGGAAGATGATGAACTGCTGTCCATATACAAGCAGACCCaaatctcatcatcatcacaaggATCCTCATCAGCAGCTGAGG TGCTGCTGCACACAGCAACTGCCAATGGTTTTCAGATGGTCACCAGCGGTGCACAGAGCAAAGCAGTGAGCGACTGGGCCATCACCAGCCTGGAG GGAAGACTGACTGGTGTTGGAGGAGAGGACCTGCCAACCATCGTCCTGGTGGCTCACTATGATTCCTTTGGAGTGGCACCG TGGCTGTCCTATGGAGCTGACTCTAATGGGAGTGGGGTGTCTGTTCTGCTGGAGTTGGCCCGCCTCTTCTCCAGACTGTACACGTATAAGAGGACACATGCTGG GTACAACTTGCTATTCTTTGTATCTGGAGGCGGAAAGTTCAATTACCAAGGAACCAAGCGTTGGCTGGAAGATAATTTGGACCATACAG ACTCCAGCCTGCTGCAGGACAATGTAGCGTTCGTGTTGTGCTTGGACACTCTGGGCAGCGGGGACAGCCTTCACCTTCACGTGTCCAAACCTCCAAAAGAGGGCAGCCCACAGTACGCCCTGTTGAAAGAGCTGGAGACC GTGGCCTCTAGCCAGTACACCAATATGTCCTTCTCCATGGTCCACAAGAAGATCAACCTGGCCGACGACACTCTGGCCTGGGAGCACGAGCGCTTCGGGATCCGCCGCCTGCCGGCCTTCACGCTGTCGCACCTGGAGAGCCACCGGCACGCCCTGCGTGGCAGCATCATGGACATGCG gcCTCACGTGGACTTAAAAAAGCTCAGTCGCAACACAAAACTGatcgcagaggctctggccagAGTGGTCTACAACCTGACCGAGAAG GGTGCACCAGGGGACCTCAAGATCTTCACAGAGCAAATG gtgcaggaggagcagctgtCCTCAGTGGTGGACTGGCTGACAGCTCAGCCCCGAGCCGCCCAGTTGGTTGACAAGGACAGCAGCGTAGTCAACACACTGGAGTACTACCTGGGCCGCTATCTCAAGGATGTAAAGCGGCACTACGTCAAAGCAGACAAGAG AGATCCAGAGTTTGTATTTTATGATCAGCTCAAACAGACGATGAATGCATACAG GGTAAAGCCAGCCATCTTTGATCTGCTCTTGGCAGTCTGCATTGCTGCTTACCTTGGAGTCATGTATTTTGCAGTGCAG AACTTCGTTTTTCTCTACAACATTCTGCGCCGTGTCACTCAACCCAAGGCTACCAAACAGCATTAA
- the ncln gene encoding nicalin-1 isoform X2 — MFEEASEVFENMFKSSFPLTFIVFLPAVLILVSPLPAEAAHEFTVYRMQQYDLQGQPYGTRNAILNTEARTVEAEQLSRRCVLLRLADFSYEQYQKALRQSAGAVVIILPKNMSTMPQDIVQQFMEMEPELLATETIVPVYFALEDDELLSIYKQTQISSSSQGSSSAAEVLLHTATANGFQMVTSGAQSKAVSDWAITSLEGRLTGVGGEDLPTIVLVAHYDSFGVAPWLSYGADSNGSGVSVLLELARLFSRLYTYKRTHAGYNLLFFVSGGGKFNYQGTKRWLEDNLDHTDSSLLQDNVAFVLCLDTLGSGDSLHLHVSKPPKEGSPQYALLKELETVASSQYTNMSFSMVHKKINLADDTLAWEHERFGIRRLPAFTLSHLESHRHALRGSIMDMRSVSPSQNGAGEVTAGPHVDLKKLSRNTKLIAEALARVVYNLTEKGAPGDLKIFTEQMVQEEQLSSVVDWLTAQPRAAQLVDKDSSVVNTLEYYLGRYLKDVKRHYVKADKRDPEFVFYDQLKQTMNAYRVKPAIFDLLLAVCIAAYLGVMYFAVQNFVFLYNILRRVTQPKATKQH, encoded by the exons ATGTTCGAAGAAGCGAGCGAAGTGTTTGAGAACATGTTCAAATCTTCATTTCCTTTGACATTCATTGTATTTTTGCCGGCTGTGCTTATTTTGGTGTCACCGCTTCCAGCCGAAGCAGCACATGAATTTACAGTGTACCGCATGCAGCAGTACGACCTGCAGGGACAACCCTATG GCACAAGAAATGCGATTTTAAATACCGAGGCTCGCACGGTGGAAGCAGAGCAGCTGAGTCGCCGCTGCGTGCTACTACGGCTAGCAGATTTCTCCTATGAGCAGTACCAGAAAGCTCTTCGACAGTCTGCCGGAGCTGTCGTCATTATTCTGCCAAAAAATATGTCCACCATGCCGCAGGACATTGTGCAG CAATTCATGGAGATGGAGCCAGAACTCCTTGCCACAGAGACCATTGTTCCAGTGTACTTTGCACTGGAAGATGATGAACTGCTGTCCATATACAAGCAGACCCaaatctcatcatcatcacaaggATCCTCATCAGCAGCTGAGG TGCTGCTGCACACAGCAACTGCCAATGGTTTTCAGATGGTCACCAGCGGTGCACAGAGCAAAGCAGTGAGCGACTGGGCCATCACCAGCCTGGAG GGAAGACTGACTGGTGTTGGAGGAGAGGACCTGCCAACCATCGTCCTGGTGGCTCACTATGATTCCTTTGGAGTGGCACCG TGGCTGTCCTATGGAGCTGACTCTAATGGGAGTGGGGTGTCTGTTCTGCTGGAGTTGGCCCGCCTCTTCTCCAGACTGTACACGTATAAGAGGACACATGCTGG GTACAACTTGCTATTCTTTGTATCTGGAGGCGGAAAGTTCAATTACCAAGGAACCAAGCGTTGGCTGGAAGATAATTTGGACCATACAG ACTCCAGCCTGCTGCAGGACAATGTAGCGTTCGTGTTGTGCTTGGACACTCTGGGCAGCGGGGACAGCCTTCACCTTCACGTGTCCAAACCTCCAAAAGAGGGCAGCCCACAGTACGCCCTGTTGAAAGAGCTGGAGACC GTGGCCTCTAGCCAGTACACCAATATGTCCTTCTCCATGGTCCACAAGAAGATCAACCTGGCCGACGACACTCTGGCCTGGGAGCACGAGCGCTTCGGGATCCGCCGCCTGCCGGCCTTCACGCTGTCGCACCTGGAGAGCCACCGGCACGCCCTGCGTGGCAGCATCATGGACATGCGGTCAGTGTCCCCCTCTCAGAATGGGGCGGGAGAGGTGACAGCTGG gcCTCACGTGGACTTAAAAAAGCTCAGTCGCAACACAAAACTGatcgcagaggctctggccagAGTGGTCTACAACCTGACCGAGAAG GGTGCACCAGGGGACCTCAAGATCTTCACAGAGCAAATG gtgcaggaggagcagctgtCCTCAGTGGTGGACTGGCTGACAGCTCAGCCCCGAGCCGCCCAGTTGGTTGACAAGGACAGCAGCGTAGTCAACACACTGGAGTACTACCTGGGCCGCTATCTCAAGGATGTAAAGCGGCACTACGTCAAAGCAGACAAGAG AGATCCAGAGTTTGTATTTTATGATCAGCTCAAACAGACGATGAATGCATACAG GGTAAAGCCAGCCATCTTTGATCTGCTCTTGGCAGTCTGCATTGCTGCTTACCTTGGAGTCATGTATTTTGCAGTGCAG AACTTCGTTTTTCTCTACAACATTCTGCGCCGTGTCACTCAACCCAAGGCTACCAAACAGCATTAA